The Caldicellulosiruptor changbaiensis genome has a segment encoding these proteins:
- a CDS encoding metallophosphoesterase, giving the protein MKILVISDTHGITYDAERIVKKYEKNIVLCVHLGDLVKDAVYLQNKFPNLKFEIVRGNNDFTRDFPSEKIIEVGNKKILITHGHMYSVKSTYDLIVNHAKSFKVDAVFFGHTHQQEEFYSDNVLFLNPGSIALSRDGSRSYAIAEVTPFGVVAYLEKV; this is encoded by the coding sequence ATGAAGATACTTGTGATAAGTGACACACATGGAATTACTTATGATGCAGAAAGAATTGTAAAAAAATATGAAAAAAATATTGTTTTGTGCGTTCATCTTGGAGACTTGGTGAAAGATGCTGTGTATCTCCAAAATAAATTTCCAAATCTCAAGTTTGAGATAGTGAGAGGGAACAACGACTTTACAAGAGACTTTCCATCAGAGAAGATTATAGAAGTTGGGAATAAAAAGATTTTAATAACACATGGTCATATGTATTCTGTAAAGTCTACATATGACCTTATTGTTAACCATGCAAAATCTTTCAAAGTTGATGCAGTGTTTTTTGGACATACGCATCAGCAAGAGGAGTTTTACTCTGACAACGTCCTATTTTTAAACCCAGGCAGCATAGCTCTTTCAAGAGACGGCTCAAGGTCATATGCTATTGCTGAGGTAACTCCTTTTGGTGTTGTAGCATATTTAGAAAAGGTGTGA
- a CDS encoding XTP/dITP diphosphatase → MRKLLVATKNRGKAKEIKELIGDFFDIILTLSDFDENINIIEDGKTFEENALKKSKTIYSLYKLPTLADDSGLEVDALDGRPGVYSARYAGDNATDEEKIKKLLEELKNIPEEKRGAQFVCVLAFIDENGRVYQTRGVCRGKIGFAPKGVNGFGYDPIFIPEGYNATFAELESDEKNRISHRARAFEKLKKILGEIYNEDTCDK, encoded by the coding sequence ATGAGAAAACTTCTGGTTGCGACCAAGAATAGAGGAAAGGCAAAAGAAATAAAAGAGCTAATTGGAGATTTTTTTGACATTATTTTGACACTGAGCGATTTTGATGAAAATATCAACATAATTGAGGATGGAAAAACTTTTGAAGAAAATGCCTTGAAAAAGTCAAAAACTATATACAGCCTTTACAAATTACCAACTTTAGCAGATGACTCTGGACTTGAGGTGGACGCACTTGACGGAAGGCCTGGTGTGTATTCTGCAAGGTATGCAGGTGATAATGCAACAGATGAAGAAAAGATTAAAAAGCTTTTAGAAGAGCTTAAAAACATACCAGAAGAAAAAAGAGGAGCACAATTTGTTTGTGTGCTTGCATTTATTGATGAAAATGGCAGAGTGTATCAAACAAGAGGAGTCTGCAGAGGTAAAATTGGCTTTGCACCAAAAGGTGTAAATGGATTTGGATATGACCCAATATTTATTCCAGAAGGCTACAATGCAACATTTGCAGAGCTTGAAAGTGATGAGAAGAATAGAATATCACACAGAGCAAGAGCTTTTGAAAAACTAAAAAAGATTTTGGGTGAGATTTACAATGAAGATACTTGTGATAAGTGA
- the rph gene encoding ribonuclease PH, which translates to MRQDQRSYNELRPIKITRNFIKYAEGSCLIEMGNTKVIITATIDDKVPPFKKGSGEGWITAEYSMLPRATQQRNVRDINKLRLSGRSHEIQRLIGRALRAGINFKALGERVIILDCDVIQADGGTRTASITGGFIAMFDACKKLYDEKVIESFPITDFVAAVSVGICDGVEMLDLCFEEDSKASVDMNLVMNDKGEFIEIQGTAEGAAFTQEQFEKLLELGKQGIQKIIEIQREVLGEDSKLIGSVPKDEKTSGCDQE; encoded by the coding sequence ATGAGACAGGACCAAAGATCATATAATGAACTTCGTCCGATAAAAATAACACGAAACTTTATAAAATATGCCGAAGGCTCATGCCTGATTGAGATGGGCAACACAAAAGTGATTATCACAGCAACCATTGACGACAAAGTTCCTCCTTTTAAAAAAGGAAGTGGTGAGGGCTGGATTACTGCTGAGTATTCAATGCTTCCAAGGGCAACCCAGCAGAGAAATGTAAGGGATATAAACAAACTCAGACTCAGCGGCCGAAGCCATGAGATACAGAGACTAATTGGAAGAGCCCTAAGAGCTGGTATAAACTTTAAAGCCTTAGGTGAGCGCGTGATAATCCTTGACTGTGATGTCATTCAGGCAGACGGTGGGACAAGGACAGCATCCATCACAGGTGGGTTTATTGCAATGTTTGATGCCTGCAAAAAGCTTTATGATGAGAAGGTGATAGAAAGTTTTCCAATTACAGATTTTGTTGCAGCAGTGTCTGTTGGGATTTGCGACGGGGTTGAGATGCTTGACCTTTGCTTTGAAGAGGACTCTAAAGCGTCTGTTGATATGAACCTTGTTATGAACGACAAGGGCGAGTTTATTGAAATTCAGGGCACAGCAGAAGGTGCTGCTTTTACTCAGGAGCAGTTTGAAAAGTTACTCGAGCTTGGGAAACAGGGTATTCAAAAGATTATTGAGATACAAAGAGAGGTCTTAGGGGAAGATAGCAAACTAATTGGGAGTGTTCCAAAAGATGAGAAAACTTCTGGTTGCGACCAAGAATAG
- a CDS encoding GerMN domain-containing protein encodes MRKRIFFTLMLCLIFLTACRADILPSTVQSNVYQNGQSAKTEINFEVVDSDVYTPQYSKEQIDINNSFKVLSIFCEKDKNLVLANIYTTKTLSVMRKGLELSVFSPERQRKLRSFGLFCIFPDDVQINSIEIEGSCAKIDLNQRFFQKKYCNFYIKAITFFITSVDDIKEVYFYKDGTVYNKTPFLRRQDDQLILFVPHRVEGNVFLVPKWINISQTYRNAPLTFALGQLIKSLSYRFSKLNGLKLNNVNLKEKTLYLDLSSQILNLKGSSEVDTILASICFTAKEIDNSIRYIKLSVKGKEGYLDQYDLKDKIDVSQFELNPINLKL; translated from the coding sequence ATGAGAAAAAGAATTTTTTTTACGTTAATGTTATGCTTAATATTCTTAACAGCTTGCAGGGCAGATATTTTACCTTCAACTGTTCAAAGTAATGTGTATCAAAATGGTCAGAGTGCAAAAACAGAAATAAATTTTGAGGTTGTGGATAGTGATGTTTATACTCCTCAGTATTCAAAGGAGCAGATAGATATTAACAATTCTTTCAAAGTTCTTAGCATATTTTGTGAGAAAGATAAAAACCTTGTTTTAGCAAATATTTACACCACAAAAACTTTGTCTGTAATGAGAAAAGGACTTGAACTTTCTGTATTTTCTCCAGAGAGGCAAAGAAAGCTCAGAAGTTTTGGGCTTTTTTGCATCTTTCCTGACGATGTTCAGATAAACTCTATTGAAATAGAGGGAAGTTGTGCTAAAATTGATTTAAACCAAAGGTTTTTCCAGAAAAAATATTGCAATTTTTATATAAAAGCCATTACATTTTTTATTACCTCAGTTGATGATATAAAAGAAGTTTATTTTTATAAAGACGGCACAGTTTACAATAAGACTCCATTTTTGCGACGACAAGATGACCAGCTAATCTTGTTTGTCCCCCACCGGGTTGAAGGCAATGTTTTTCTTGTTCCAAAATGGATAAATATATCACAAACTTACAGAAACGCACCTTTGACTTTTGCTTTGGGGCAGCTAATAAAAAGTCTTAGCTATAGATTTTCTAAACTAAATGGGTTAAAATTGAATAATGTAAACCTAAAAGAGAAAACCCTATATCTCGATTTGTCAAGCCAGATTTTGAATTTAAAAGGAAGTAGCGAAGTTGACACTATCTTAGCCTCAATTTGTTTTACAGCAAAAGAAATAGACAACTCCATACGATATATTAAATTATCTGTGAAAGGAAAAGAAGGATATCTTGATCAGTACGATTTAAAGGATAAAATAGATGTAAGCCAGTTTGAATTAAATCCTATAAATCTAAAACTGTGA
- a CDS encoding MraY family glycosyltransferase — MTDLIIKDALSFLISFVLVTVITPYIQRKSIEIGFVDRPNPRKIHSYPIPVTGGVALFVAFFISQFLIRGFSREFLGFFIASSLILAIGLVDDWYKSQGKEFSALPKFLVQILACSIVFFMGIQIEGITNPFTHKFISFPVWFQYIATVIWLFGVTTVINFIDGIDGLAAGITTISGTTLYFVALMNLSIISTARVSTYMAAALVGVASAFLIFNRHPARIFMGDSGATFLGFVLGTIAVEGTFKVATVVSLIVPILTLGLPIFDNLFVIFKRIKEGKPIYKADKSQVHFRLLEAGLNQKQTVLFLYLVSICFSLTSLIIMLLARR, encoded by the coding sequence ATGACAGACCTTATAATAAAAGATGCGCTTTCGTTTTTGATTTCGTTTGTTTTGGTAACAGTTATAACACCGTATATCCAGAGAAAATCAATTGAGATAGGGTTTGTTGACAGACCAAATCCACGAAAGATTCATTCATATCCAATTCCTGTGACAGGCGGAGTTGCACTATTTGTTGCATTTTTCATCTCACAGTTTTTGATAAGAGGATTTAGCAGAGAATTTTTAGGTTTTTTTATAGCATCAAGCTTGATTTTGGCAATTGGTCTTGTTGATGACTGGTATAAATCTCAAGGTAAAGAGTTTAGCGCTCTTCCAAAGTTCTTGGTGCAAATTTTGGCATGTTCAATAGTTTTTTTTATGGGTATTCAGATTGAAGGAATAACAAACCCGTTTACACACAAGTTCATAAGCTTTCCTGTGTGGTTTCAATATATAGCCACTGTAATTTGGCTTTTTGGTGTGACAACAGTGATAAACTTTATTGATGGGATAGACGGGCTTGCAGCAGGTATTACAACAATCTCAGGTACAACTTTGTATTTTGTAGCTCTCATGAACCTTAGCATAATTTCAACAGCAAGGGTTTCAACATACATGGCAGCAGCACTTGTAGGTGTTGCTTCAGCGTTTTTGATTTTCAACCGCCACCCAGCCAGAATTTTTATGGGCGATTCAGGTGCCACATTCTTAGGATTTGTCCTTGGGACAATTGCTGTTGAAGGAACATTTAAAGTGGCAACAGTTGTGTCTTTGATTGTACCAATCCTGACATTGGGACTTCCTATATTTGATAATCTTTTTGTCATATTCAAAAGAATTAAGGAAGGGAAACCTATTTATAAAGCTGACAAAAGTCAGGTACACTTTAGACTTCTTGAAGCAGGCTTGAATCAGAAACAAACAGTGCTATTTTTGTACTTGGTTAGCATTTGTTTTTCGCTGACCTCTCTTATCATAATGCTTTTGGCAAGAAGATAA